One part of the Aricia agestis chromosome Z, ilAriAges1.1, whole genome shotgun sequence genome encodes these proteins:
- the LOC121738851 gene encoding anion exchange protein 3 isoform X5, whose product MDAAYKKMFDRSPHSVFVQLDELLATEDGDAEWKETARWIKYEEDVEEGSARWGKPHVASLSFHSLLNLRRCLETGVVLLDLDEKDLPGVAYRVVESMVKEGLIEEDDKPVVMRSLLLRHKHVHDDKFRFSISGGRKQSYTSLQSLWVEDGLLEQAGVRAACAQCSTAPNMCHRHSIQLINLAQQRRRSSQAVPMDRAEARKKSSGATIDAREVEYLATGTVGSQDELRRGHNDSILKRIPDDAEATTVLVGAVGFLDQPTIAFVRLAQGIQMPSITEVPIPVRFMFILLGPTEADLDYHEVGRSISTLMSNPTFHSIAYKADDRRELLSAINEFLDDSIVLPPGDWERQALLPFEELRAKSEMIRRRKRDALERKKATEKAAAPPLDEKKALLAAETGGIPEKEPDDPLSKSGRLFGGVIRDMKRRYPHYVSDFRDALNGQCAAATIFMYFAALSSAITFGGLLAEKTNREIGISETLVFTCVGGLFFALVAGQPMMITGATGPLLLLDESLFAFCRSYGFDFLAARMYCGLWMIVIALCVASIEGSVAVKKITRFTEDIFAFLISLIFISEPITNIINLYRAHPLGYDYCQHPAIDNSTVIPLNNATAVDNNTVITLPAPPTVVPPQPNTALFCTMLTLSTFIIAYYLRIFRNGKFLGRSARRALGDFGVPIAIVLMVGVSVLVPVWTEKLKVPDGLSPTSNRSWLVPLNAGLETIPLWAAFAMVLPALMVYIIVFMETHIAELIIDKPERGLKKGSGFHMDIVVMSLVNAVCGMFGAPWQCVATVRSVSHVSALTVMSTTHAPGDKPHIVEVKEQRLTGLLVALLCGISVLAAGWLRLVPMAVLFGVFLYMGISALGGIQFWDRCILLLKPVKHHPQVPYVRRVPTLKMHLFTLLQIAGICVLYAVKSSRFSLALPFFLVMMIPLRMSLAYLFTPLQLRALDGAQKDIDKEDEPDFYEEAPLP is encoded by the exons ATGGATGCTGCGTACAAGAAGATGTTCGATCGTAGTCCACACTCG GTGTTTGTACAATTGGATGAGTTGCTGGCGACGGAGGATGGGGATGCCGAATGGAAGGAGACGGCGAGATGGATTAAATACGAGGAAGATGTAGAGGAAGGATCAGCGAGATGGGGCAAGCCCCATGTGGCTTCCCTCTCCTTTCACTCCCTCCTGAATCTCAGAAGATGCCTGGAAACCGGTGTGGTACTTCTCGACCTCGATGAAAAGGATCTCCCGGGGGTTGCATACAG GGTCGTGGAGAGTATGGTGAAGGAAGGTCTCATTGAGGAAGATGACAAACCGGTAGTGATGAGATCGCTGCTGCTTCGGCACAAACATGTCCACGACGACAAATTCCGCTTCTCTATCAGCGGGGGAAGAAAGCAGTCGTACACCAGCCTACAG TCGCTGTGGGTGGAGGACGGGCTGTTGGAGCAGGCTGGCGTGCGAGCTGCCTGCGCGCAATGCTCGACCGCGCCGAACATGTGCCATCGCCACAGTATCCAACTAATC aacTTGGCACAACAACGGCGGCGAAGCTCCCAAGCTGTGCCTATGGACAGGGCAGAAGCACGCAAAAAGTCTTCGGGAGCCACAATAGACGCGCGTGAAGTGGAATATTTGGCGACCGGAACAGTCGGCTCACAGGACGAGCTGCGACGAGGCCACAACGACTCCATCTTGAAGAGGATACCTGACGATGCAGAGGCTACCACCGTCCTCGTCGGAGCCGTCGGCTTCCTCGACCAACCGACCATCGCCTTCGTACGGCTCGCTCAGGGCATCCAAATGCCGTCCATTACGGAAGTTCCGATTCCGGTGCGTTTCATGTTCATTCTTCTGGGACCCACCGAAGCCGACCTCGACTACCATGAGGTCGGTCGCTCTATTTCCACCCTGATGTCCAACCCGACGTTCCACTCCATCGCATACAAAGCTGATGATAGACGAGAGCTGTTGTCAGCTATCAACGAGTTCTTGGACGATTCCATTGTACTTCCACCTGGAGATTGGGAGAGACAGGCGCTCCTGCCGTTTGAGGAACTACGAGCTAAGAGTGAAATGATCAGGCGGCGCAAACGAGATGCCCTCGAACGGAAGAAGGCGACGGAAAAGGCGGCCGCACCACCGCTAGACGAGAAGAAAGCTCTTCTTGCAGCAGAAACTGGTGGCATTCCCGAAAAAGAACCTGACGATCCCCTGTCCAAATCTGGCAGACTGTTTGGAG gtGTAATTCGGGATATGAAGAGACGATACCCTCACTATGTATCCGACTTCCGAGACGCTCTGAACGGCCAATGTGCTGCGGCCACTATCTTCATGTACTTCGCCGCTCTGTCCTCTGCCATCACCTTCGGAGGTCTCCTAGCTGAGAAGACCAACAGGGAGATTGGTATTTCGGAAACTTTG gtaTTCACGTGTGTTGGCGGGTTGTTTTTTGCGCTGGTGGCAGGACAGCCCATGATGATAACTGGAGCCACGGGGCCTCTTCTGCTTCTGGATGAGTCGCTCTTCGCCTTCTGTCGCTCCTATGGATTCGATTTTCTCGCAGCACGAATGTACTGTGGACTTTGGATGATAGTTATAGCGCTCTGTGTCGCATCCATTGAGGGAAGCGTTGCTGTCAAAAAAATTACAAG GTTCACCGAGGACATTTTTGCGTTCCTGATATCATTGATCTTCATATCGGAGCCGATCACGAATATCATCAATCTATACAGAGCGCATCCACTCGGCTACGACTACTGTCAGCATCCAGCCATTGATAACTCCACCGTGATCCCTCTGAATAACGCGACTGCTGTTG atAACAACACCGTCATCACTCTTCCTGCCCCACCGACAGTGGTCCCACCACAACCGAACACAGCGCTGTTCTGCACGATGCTGACACTCAGTACTTTCATCATCGCCTACTATCTGCGTATCTTCCGTAACGGCAAATTCTTGGGACGCAGT GCGCGTCGTGCCCTCGGTGATTTTGGAGTCCCAATCGCTATTGTCCTGATGGTCGGAGTATCCGTCCTGGTGCCAGTTTGGACTGAGAAGCTGAAGGTTCCTGACGGTCTGAGCCCAACGTCCAACCGCTCATGGCTGGTGCCACTCAACGCTGGATTGGAGACGATACCGCTGTGGGCTGCCTTCGCGATGGTGCTACCAGCTCTGATGGTCTACATCATTGTCTTCATGGAAACCCATATCGCCGA GTTGATCATAGACAAGCCGGAACGTGGTCTGAAGAAGGGCAGCGGGTTCCACATGGACATCGTGGTGATGTCGCTGGTGAATGCTGTGTGTGGCATGTTCGGGGCGCCGTGGCAGTGCGTCGCCACGGTGCGGTCTGTCAGCCACGTGTCAGCGCTGACAGTGATGTCGACGACCCACGCACCTGGCGACAAGCCACACATTGTTGAAGTTAAAG AGCAACGTCTAACGGGACTGCTGGTGGCACTTCTATGCGGTATTTCGGTGCTGGCCGCTGGCTGGCTGCGGCTGGTCCCTATGGCTGTTCTGTTCGGAGTCTTCTTGTACATGGGTATATCGGCCCTGGGCGGAATCCAGTTCTGGGACCGATGCATACTCCTCCTGAAGCCGGTGAAACACCACCCTCAAGTGCCGTACGTGAGACGG GTGCCGACGCTGAAGATGCACCTGTTCACGCTGCTCCAGATCGCCGGTATATGCGTCTTGTACGCCGTGAAGTCGTCGCGTTTCTCGCTGGCTCTGCCTTTCTTCCTGGTCATGATGATACCGCTGCGGATGTCGCTCGCGTATCTCTTCACGCCATTGCAGTTGAGAGCG TTGGATGGCGCACAGAAGGACATAGATAAGGAGGATGAACCCGACTTCTACGAGGAGGCACCTTTGCCTTGA
- the LOC121738851 gene encoding anion exchange protein 2 isoform X4, producing MPVTFARASDVPSKRRHLHPYKARKYSLQEGARGGGRDERQVSALTDEPLLEADQDELQSHRSGDPRALRRHKIQQKGSTLHLSRKEAGEKIQNVIMDAAYKKMFDRSPHSVFVQLDELLATEDGDAEWKETARWIKYEEDVEEGSARWGKPHVASLSFHSLLNLRRCLETGVVLLDLDEKDLPGVAYRVVESMVKEGLIEEDDKPVVMRSLLLRHKHVHDDKFRFSISGGRKQSYTSLQSLWVEDGLLEQAGVRAACAQCSTAPNMCHRHSIQLINLAQQRRRSSQAVPMDRAEARKKSSGATIDAREVEYLATGTVGSQDELRRGHNDSILKRIPDDAEATTVLVGAVGFLDQPTIAFVRLAQGIQMPSITEVPIPVRFMFILLGPTEADLDYHEVGRSISTLMSNPTFHSIAYKADDRRELLSAINEFLDDSIVLPPGDWERQALLPFEELRAKSEMIRRRKRDALERKKATEKAAAPPLDEKKALLAAETGGIPEKEPDDPLSKSGRLFGGVIRDMKRRYPHYVSDFRDALNGQCAAATIFMYFAALSSAITFGGLLAEKTNREIGISETLVFTCVGGLFFALVAGQPMMITGATGPLLLLDESLFAFCRSYGFDFLAARMYCGLWMIVIALCVASIEGSVAVKKITRFTEDIFAFLISLIFISEPITNIINLYRAHPLGYDYCQHPAIDNSTVIPLNNATAVDNNTVITLPAPPTVVPPQPNTALFCTMLTLSTFIIAYYLRIFRNGKFLGRSARRALGDFGVPIAIVLMVGVSVLVPVWTEKLKVPDGLSPTSNRSWLVPLNAGLETIPLWAAFAMVLPALMVYIIVFMETHIAELIIDKPERGLKKGSGFHMDIVVMSLVNAVCGMFGAPWQCVATVRSVSHVSALTVMSTTHAPGDKPHIVEVKEQRLTGLLVALLCGISVLAAGWLRLVPMAVLFGVFLYMGISALGGIQFWDRCILLLKPVKHHPQVPYVRRVPTLKMHLFTLLQIAGICVLYAVKSSRFSLALPFFLVMMIPLRMSLAYLFTPLQLRALDGAQKDIDKEDEPDFYEEAPLP from the exons GCGACACTTACATCCGTACAAGGCGCGCAAGTATTCGCTGCAGGAGGGCGCGCGGGGCGGCGGGAGGGATGAGCGCCAGGTGTCTGCTCTCACTGATGAACCCCTGCTCGAAGCTGACCAGGATGAGCTGCAGAGCCACCGCAGCGGGGATCCCAGAGCGCTGCGGCGTCATAAGATCCAGCAGAAG GGTTCGACTCTACACCTGAGTCGGAAGGAGGCTGGAGAAAAGATCCAAAACGTCATCATGGATGCTGCGTACAAGAAGATGTTCGATCGTAGTCCACACTCG GTGTTTGTACAATTGGATGAGTTGCTGGCGACGGAGGATGGGGATGCCGAATGGAAGGAGACGGCGAGATGGATTAAATACGAGGAAGATGTAGAGGAAGGATCAGCGAGATGGGGCAAGCCCCATGTGGCTTCCCTCTCCTTTCACTCCCTCCTGAATCTCAGAAGATGCCTGGAAACCGGTGTGGTACTTCTCGACCTCGATGAAAAGGATCTCCCGGGGGTTGCATACAG GGTCGTGGAGAGTATGGTGAAGGAAGGTCTCATTGAGGAAGATGACAAACCGGTAGTGATGAGATCGCTGCTGCTTCGGCACAAACATGTCCACGACGACAAATTCCGCTTCTCTATCAGCGGGGGAAGAAAGCAGTCGTACACCAGCCTACAG TCGCTGTGGGTGGAGGACGGGCTGTTGGAGCAGGCTGGCGTGCGAGCTGCCTGCGCGCAATGCTCGACCGCGCCGAACATGTGCCATCGCCACAGTATCCAACTAATC aacTTGGCACAACAACGGCGGCGAAGCTCCCAAGCTGTGCCTATGGACAGGGCAGAAGCACGCAAAAAGTCTTCGGGAGCCACAATAGACGCGCGTGAAGTGGAATATTTGGCGACCGGAACAGTCGGCTCACAGGACGAGCTGCGACGAGGCCACAACGACTCCATCTTGAAGAGGATACCTGACGATGCAGAGGCTACCACCGTCCTCGTCGGAGCCGTCGGCTTCCTCGACCAACCGACCATCGCCTTCGTACGGCTCGCTCAGGGCATCCAAATGCCGTCCATTACGGAAGTTCCGATTCCGGTGCGTTTCATGTTCATTCTTCTGGGACCCACCGAAGCCGACCTCGACTACCATGAGGTCGGTCGCTCTATTTCCACCCTGATGTCCAACCCGACGTTCCACTCCATCGCATACAAAGCTGATGATAGACGAGAGCTGTTGTCAGCTATCAACGAGTTCTTGGACGATTCCATTGTACTTCCACCTGGAGATTGGGAGAGACAGGCGCTCCTGCCGTTTGAGGAACTACGAGCTAAGAGTGAAATGATCAGGCGGCGCAAACGAGATGCCCTCGAACGGAAGAAGGCGACGGAAAAGGCGGCCGCACCACCGCTAGACGAGAAGAAAGCTCTTCTTGCAGCAGAAACTGGTGGCATTCCCGAAAAAGAACCTGACGATCCCCTGTCCAAATCTGGCAGACTGTTTGGAG gtGTAATTCGGGATATGAAGAGACGATACCCTCACTATGTATCCGACTTCCGAGACGCTCTGAACGGCCAATGTGCTGCGGCCACTATCTTCATGTACTTCGCCGCTCTGTCCTCTGCCATCACCTTCGGAGGTCTCCTAGCTGAGAAGACCAACAGGGAGATTGGTATTTCGGAAACTTTG gtaTTCACGTGTGTTGGCGGGTTGTTTTTTGCGCTGGTGGCAGGACAGCCCATGATGATAACTGGAGCCACGGGGCCTCTTCTGCTTCTGGATGAGTCGCTCTTCGCCTTCTGTCGCTCCTATGGATTCGATTTTCTCGCAGCACGAATGTACTGTGGACTTTGGATGATAGTTATAGCGCTCTGTGTCGCATCCATTGAGGGAAGCGTTGCTGTCAAAAAAATTACAAG GTTCACCGAGGACATTTTTGCGTTCCTGATATCATTGATCTTCATATCGGAGCCGATCACGAATATCATCAATCTATACAGAGCGCATCCACTCGGCTACGACTACTGTCAGCATCCAGCCATTGATAACTCCACCGTGATCCCTCTGAATAACGCGACTGCTGTTG atAACAACACCGTCATCACTCTTCCTGCCCCACCGACAGTGGTCCCACCACAACCGAACACAGCGCTGTTCTGCACGATGCTGACACTCAGTACTTTCATCATCGCCTACTATCTGCGTATCTTCCGTAACGGCAAATTCTTGGGACGCAGT GCGCGTCGTGCCCTCGGTGATTTTGGAGTCCCAATCGCTATTGTCCTGATGGTCGGAGTATCCGTCCTGGTGCCAGTTTGGACTGAGAAGCTGAAGGTTCCTGACGGTCTGAGCCCAACGTCCAACCGCTCATGGCTGGTGCCACTCAACGCTGGATTGGAGACGATACCGCTGTGGGCTGCCTTCGCGATGGTGCTACCAGCTCTGATGGTCTACATCATTGTCTTCATGGAAACCCATATCGCCGA GTTGATCATAGACAAGCCGGAACGTGGTCTGAAGAAGGGCAGCGGGTTCCACATGGACATCGTGGTGATGTCGCTGGTGAATGCTGTGTGTGGCATGTTCGGGGCGCCGTGGCAGTGCGTCGCCACGGTGCGGTCTGTCAGCCACGTGTCAGCGCTGACAGTGATGTCGACGACCCACGCACCTGGCGACAAGCCACACATTGTTGAAGTTAAAG AGCAACGTCTAACGGGACTGCTGGTGGCACTTCTATGCGGTATTTCGGTGCTGGCCGCTGGCTGGCTGCGGCTGGTCCCTATGGCTGTTCTGTTCGGAGTCTTCTTGTACATGGGTATATCGGCCCTGGGCGGAATCCAGTTCTGGGACCGATGCATACTCCTCCTGAAGCCGGTGAAACACCACCCTCAAGTGCCGTACGTGAGACGG GTGCCGACGCTGAAGATGCACCTGTTCACGCTGCTCCAGATCGCCGGTATATGCGTCTTGTACGCCGTGAAGTCGTCGCGTTTCTCGCTGGCTCTGCCTTTCTTCCTGGTCATGATGATACCGCTGCGGATGTCGCTCGCGTATCTCTTCACGCCATTGCAGTTGAGAGCG TTGGATGGCGCACAGAAGGACATAGATAAGGAGGATGAACCCGACTTCTACGAGGAGGCACCTTTGCCTTGA